ATAGCATCCACATAAATCCCCAAATACCAAGCATCAATTTCATCTGGATGAATTTGTGTTAACAGTGCAAAATTTCCTGTAATCATTAGTCTTTGGATGTGATGTGCATAACCATTATCCAAAGAATTATTGATGGCATTTTTAAGACAATTCATTTTTGTTTTTCCTGTCCAGAAAAAGTCAGGAAGTTTGTTGTTGTTTTCTAAAAAGTTTTCGTTTTTGTATTCGGGCATCAGCATCCAATACATGCCTCTCATATATTCTCGCCAACCAATAATTTGTCTGATAAAACCTTCAACTTGACTAATATCAATTTCATCTTTACGATCTCTGTAGGTTTTTAATGTTGCCTCTATAATTTCTTTTGGAGAAATCATTTTTGTATTCATCGCAAACGATAATTTTGAATGAAATAAATACCAATTATCTGTGTGCATAGCATCTTGAAAATCGCCAAAATGAATTAATAAATTTTCACAGAAATAATCCAACTGAACTAAAGCTTGTTTTCTTGATATTGGGTATTCAAAATATCTTGTATTTATTTTTCCGAGTGATTTTACACTAGCTTTTTCAATTTCATCTAATATTTCAGAAACATCGTTATCGAAGTTTTTTTGAGGAGGAATAAATGTATCGCCTTTCCATTTTTTACGATTACTAGCATCAAAATTCCATTTTCCACCTTCAGGCTGTGTATCCACCATTAAAATTTGATGTTTTTTACGCATATCTCTGTAAAAATTTTCCATCAAAAAAGTTTTTTTGCCTTTAAAAAAAGTTTTTAAATCCTCTCTTTCTGTGTAAAAATGTTCTGTTGAAAACACTTCAGCATCAATCTCAATATTTTTGCAAAAATCTTTTAATTGTTTGTCTAATCTGAATTCATCTGGAGCTTGATATTCAAATTTATCAATGTTATTTTCTTTTATTATTTGTGATAAATTATCAGCTAAACTTTGTGTGTTCTTTGCATCATTTAGTTGATAATAAATAACCTTATGATCTTTGGTTGTTAACTCATCAGCAAAATTACGCATCGAAGCAAAAAAGCCGACTATTTTCTGAATATGATGTGTAACATAATCGGTTTCTTGACGCATTTCAAAAAAACAATAGGTAATATTTTCATCAACTTCATTGTACCAAGAATGGTTGTTATTTAATTGATCTCCTAAAAGTAAGCGTAATTTTTTCATTTTTATATTGTGATAAGGGAATATGCTCCCTTGATGTTTTTTATCCTGTAAGGTTTTCAAAACTTTGTAGGTATTTATTGAAATTATTTATGCCTATAAGGTCTTTGAGACCTTGTAGAATAACTTTAAAATAAGGTTTTATGTAACCAAATTTTTCGAAACTTATGATTCGAGTCATAACGATCTGCTTGTAATTGGGTATTAAATTTTCGATCTCTTGGGTCATTACCAACACCAGCAACATACATCCAGTTTCCATAATTACTATGCACATCATAATCTAACAAAACCGACTCAAAATAGGCAGCTCCAATTCGCCAATCTAACAACAATTCTTTTGCAAAATAAGAAGCTACATTTTGTCTGCCTCTGTTGCTCATCCAACCCGTTTCTTTTAGCTCAATCATGTTGGCATTAACAAAATCGTCTTTGGTTTCGCCGTTAATCCATTTTTGAATTGTTTTTTTATCAGTATTCCAATCGTAATTTCTATCTAGAATTCCACCAATTTTAAAGATTTTAGCATCGTATTTTAAAGAAATGTATTTAAAATAATCTCTCCAAATCAATTCGAAAATTACCCAATAGGTAGATTGATTTGAACCAAATTCTTGCTCATATTCCCTAATTTTATAATAGATTGTTTTGGCTGATAAACTTCCATTTGCCAACCAAGTAGAAAATTTTGTTGAATAATCAATGCCAACTAGCCCATTTCTAGTTTGTTTGTAATAGCCAACTTTTTTGGTTTCAAAAAAATAATGATTCAATCTTTTTAAAGCTTCAGTTTCTCCTCCTTTAAATGGAAATGCAGAATTTCTGTGCGCTTCAAAATCATCAAAACCCAATTCTTTTAAATTTGGAATTGATGTTGAATTCTCCACTAAATTATCCGAAGTTAATTTTGAAACCTCACTTTCTGGTAAAATAGCAACATACTTTTCTAGCTTTTTTCTGAAGCCTGTAAAAACATCAGGAATTTTTTCGAAATTTTTAGAAACCGTTTCTGGGTGATATAAAAACTGATCATAATCTTCCACAAAATTTACTTTTTCAGAAAGTGTATTTTTAATCAAATTATTCGTTTCAACTTCCTCTTTTGTCCATTCTTTTTGCGTGTAAATGGTATCCACAGAAAATTCATCAACCAAAAAAGAAATTTTATCTTCTGGTGATTCAAAAAAGGTAAGCAACGTAATATTTAGTTTTGCTAAGTTTTCTTTTAAATCTATAATCGTTTCAAGTAGAAATTTTGCTCTAAACTTCTCCGTCTTTTTAAATCCGAATTCATCTTCTTGAAAATGTTTTGGATCAAAAAAATAGACAGCAATTACTTTTTTATGATTGTCGATTGCTTTTTTTAATGATATATTATCTTGTGTTCGTAAATTATTACGAAACCAAATTAAGCCTATGTTGTTTTGTTTCTCCTGCATTTTTCGCTACAATATTTAACGTCGTTCCAATTCTTTTCCCACTTTTTTCGCCAAGTAAAGGGTCTTTTACAAACTATGCAATCCTTTTCTGGTAAATGTTGTTTTTTGTGCATTTTTAAAGTAAGTGAGTTTTATAACTTCTTTTATTATTTTAATTTATTTACATTGTTGATCATCCCATTAAAAACAAACCAATGAAAAGGCATTACAGAATACCAGTACAATCTGCCAGCCAAACCATGAGGTCTAAAAGTTGCAGTTTGATATAAAGTGCCTTCTTTTATTTTAAATTCTAACCAAGCTTCACCAGGCATAATCATTTCTGCGTAGAGTAATAATTTTCCTTGTTTTTTATCTGCATAAATTACACGCCAAAAATCTAAAGCATCACCAACATTTAGTTCTGTAGGATGTCTTCTTCCTCTTCGTAAACCTGCACCACCAAAAAACTGATCCATAAATCCGCGAATTTTCCACAAAAAAGTTCCATAATACCAACCAGTATTTCCACCAATTGCCCAAATTCTGTCGAGCACAATAGCTCTGTCTTTTACTTTTCTTTTCTTAAAATCTTTAAAGCAACCATATTCAGGTACATTAATAAATTCGTGTAAAAAACCTTTTAATTTACTACTTACATAAGAATCTTTCCAGCTAGAAATAATACTATTTTGTTCTATTTTTTTAAACGCCAATTCCAATGCTTTTTTGTAAGACATTGGCTCAATATCAAGTATTTGGTTGATGTTGCTTTTGTTTCCTATCACTTCAACTCCCATTGAATTTACCAAAGAAGAAGCTAATTTATAAGAAGTAGAAGTTACAAAGTATAACCAGTAAGAAGACAGTTTTGGCGTCATTACAGGCACAGTTATAATGGTTCTTTTTAATTTTCTGAACTCTGCAAATTGCAGCAACATTTCTTTGTAGGTCATAATTTCTGGCCCAAAAATATCGTAAGAAGTATTGAACAATTCTTTTTTAAACAAAGCTTTATGTAAAAAGGCTAAAACATCTCTAATTCCTAAAGGTTGTGTTTTTGTATTTAACCATTTAGGAGCAATCATAAAGGGTAATTTTTCTACAATATCTCTAATAATTTCAAAGGATGAACTTCCTGAACCTACAATAATTCCAGCTTTAAAAGTTGTTAAAGCATATTGATTAGAACTCAATGCTTTTTCAACATTTTTTCTTGATAATAAATGTTTAGATAGCTTTGTGTCATTGGTAATTCCACTTAAATAAATAACTTGTTTTAAGGAGGTGTTTTCTGCATATCTTTTAAAGTTGAATGCACATTTTTCTTCTAAAACATGAAATTCTTTTGCAGAATTAGACATGGAATGAATTAAATAATAGGCAGCTTCTACATCATTTGGAATATTTTTTAAAGAGTCAGCTTTCAAAAAATCAGCTTCAACTAAAATAATATTTTGTTCTTCTTTAAAGTAACTTTCTGCTCTTTTTACATCTCTAACAGGACAAACAACTACATGACCATCATTAATTAATAACGGAATTAGCCTTTTGCCAATATAACCTGTTGCTCCTGTTACAAGAATTTTCATATTTATTTTTTTGTTGCTTTTGGTCTTTGATAGGTTAATTGTTGTTTGAATTTAGGAATTGCATACGTATCTAAACCATTAATGGTGGCAACATTTCCTTTAGATAAATTTATTAATCCATCATTTTCTAGCAATTCGTCTTTTATATATAATTCCTCAATTTGAGCTACTACTAATAGTACATCGTTTGAAGGTACATAAATTTCCTCAATAAATTTCATGCTCATTTGTACTGGTGCATTTTTTACGAAAGGAGCTTTAAAATTTCCTTTAAATTCAGCTTCAAAATCGGTCATATCAAATTCAGAAACATCCTCTGGATATTTTGCAGAAGTGTGGTGTGCGTCTTCAATAACTTCTTCCCAAATATGATTGATGGTAAAATAGCCTAAATCTTTTAAGTTTTTATGCGTATTTCTTGGAACTGTGGTTGGTCTTAAAATAAAACCTAAGGTTGGTGGATTAGAACCCAAATGTGTTACTGAACTAAAAACGGCAACATTGGTAATACCTTCTGTTGAAATTGTCCCTAATAAATTGGCAGACTTAAAGCCTGAACAACTGTTTATTAAATTAATTCGATAAATTTTATCGAGGTTATGAATGTCTTGTTGATTAAAAAATTGCATGTTTTTATTTTAGCTGATGTAAACAAAGATACAAATTGTTTAAGTTTTATTGATAATTAGTAAACAATAATCTTTTGTTAAATACCAATTATAGACTTTTTTTAACGTTCTAATTCCTTTTTTAAAACCTTATTTTTTAATTTTTTACTTAATTTTGCCCACAATTTTTTATGAAATTCTTTTTAATGATGAGAAAAAAAATCTTTGCACTTTTATGTATTGCAGTTTTTTGTAGCCATGATATGTATTTGAAAATGGATACCTATTTTTTGAAGCCAAATGAAAAAAGTAAAATTCAATTATTTAATGGCACTTTTGATAAAAGTGAAAATATAATTGATAGAGATAGAATGATCGATGTTAGTTTGGTTGGTAATGGAAAACTAACTAAATTTGATGAGAATCAATGGTCGGAAAAAGATAGTATTACCTTGCTTACTTTTAAAACAGGTAATGAAGGTACTTGGGTTGCTGGTGTTTCTACAAAGTCTAGAGATTTTAAAATGACTGCAGATAAATTCAACGCATATTTAGAACATGATGGAGTTTTAGACATGTTAGCGCAAAGAAAAGCAAACAATACTTTAGAGCAAGATGCAGTTGAGCGATATTCCAAACATGTAAAAGCAATTTTTCAAGTTGGTGAGCAAAAAAGTGACGATTGGAATACAGTTTTAGGATATCCAATAGAATTTGTGCCTATGCAAAACCCATATGATTTGCATACAGGAGATAAACTACAAGTTAAATTACTAAGAGATGGGCAGCCTTTAGTAAACCAATTAGTATATGCGGATTTTAAGGCACAAAAAAACGGACATTCTCATAATAATACTGCTGAACATTCTCATGATTTAAGTGATGAATCTCATTCTCATAGTTCAGAAAAGGAGCATTCTCATGCAAATGGAGAAAGTCATTCTCATGCCAATGAAAAAGAACTTACTCATGAAAATGAAGCTCATCAACATGCTAAAACTGATGAAACACATTCTCATTCAGTAGATAAAGAGCACGCTCATAAAGATGCAGATGAAAACCACACACATACAACTGGTCAAAAATTAAGAACAAATTCTCAGGGAATTGTTGATGTAAATTTGACGAATGACGGAATTTGGTTTCTTAGAACAATTCATTTGGTAAATTCGGAAGAAGATAATTTAACACACGAATCTAATTGGGCAACCTTAACTTTTGAAACAAAACACAGTCATGCTGATTCAGAAGTTGCAGCACATGTTCATGAAGATGAAGGAATTCCTTCGTATTTTTTCTGGATTTTTAGTATTATAGTTATAGCTATTCTATTCTTTTGGTTCAATCGAAAAAAATAGTATGAAATCAACTTTTAAAGGATTTTTGGTATTTATATTTTTGCTGTTTTCAGGAACAATTTTCGCACACGATGTTAGTTCTGGAGACCAAGAAATTTTGAATAATGGAGGTCTGTTGTCTTACGTTTTTGTGGGAGCAAAACACATGTTAACAGGTTATGACCACTTATTGTTTTTAGCAGGTGTTGTTTTTTATTTGAAACGTTTTAAAGACATCGTAAAATTTATCACTGTTTTTACAATCGGACATTGCATCACTTTAACTGGCGCAAGTTATTTAGGCATTACTGCAAATGAGCATTTAGTGGATGCTGTAATTGCTTTAAGTGTTTTTTACAAAGGTTTTGAAAATTTAGGAGGTTTTAAGAAATTAAAAGTAAAATCGCCTAATTTATTGTTAATGGTTTTTCTGTTTGGTTTAATTCACGGTTTTGGTTTGGCAACAAGATTACAATCTTTTGCAATTGGCACAGAGCAATTTTTATTGAAGATTTTAAGCTTTAATTTGGGAGTAGAAGTAGGGCAAGTTTTAGCATTGATTCCTATAGTTTTTATCATTACAAAATGGCAAAAGAAAAACAGTTATCAAGCTTTTTATAAAGCTGCAAACACCTATTTAATTTTGATTGGTTTGGTTTTATGTGCACATCAATTGTATGGTTATTTTCATCAACATTAAATATTTTATTAATAATCATTGGTTTCTAAATATATGAAGCTTTCATAATCTCCCTAATCAATATTTTGATATTCATATTATGCTCTTACAGAGCTAAAAAAAAAACTCCAACTTTATGCTGGAGTTTTTTGTTGATGATTAAAAAAGATTATGATTAATTTTTAGTAGAAACCAATTCCCATTGAATGGCTTTTTTGTATTTAAAAACTTCGTTTTTACTTGTTGGATCCATAACCATTAAATAAATCCATTCGTTATCTAACAATGTTTTTGTGCCAGCATTTCTTGCAATAATTTCTGATACTCTTGCAATTGGTGCTTTTATAACTACTG
The DNA window shown above is from Polaribacter sp. Hel_I_88 and carries:
- a CDS encoding HupE/UreJ family protein, which gives rise to MKSTFKGFLVFIFLLFSGTIFAHDVSSGDQEILNNGGLLSYVFVGAKHMLTGYDHLLFLAGVVFYLKRFKDIVKFITVFTIGHCITLTGASYLGITANEHLVDAVIALSVFYKGFENLGGFKKLKVKSPNLLLMVFLFGLIHGFGLATRLQSFAIGTEQFLLKILSFNLGVEVGQVLALIPIVFIITKWQKKNSYQAFYKAANTYLILIGLVLCAHQLYGYFHQH
- a CDS encoding DASH family cryptochrome; the encoded protein is MQEKQNNIGLIWFRNNLRTQDNISLKKAIDNHKKVIAVYFFDPKHFQEDEFGFKKTEKFRAKFLLETIIDLKENLAKLNITLLTFFESPEDKISFLVDEFSVDTIYTQKEWTKEEVETNNLIKNTLSEKVNFVEDYDQFLYHPETVSKNFEKIPDVFTGFRKKLEKYVAILPESEVSKLTSDNLVENSTSIPNLKELGFDDFEAHRNSAFPFKGGETEALKRLNHYFFETKKVGYYKQTRNGLVGIDYSTKFSTWLANGSLSAKTIYYKIREYEQEFGSNQSTYWVIFELIWRDYFKYISLKYDAKIFKIGGILDRNYDWNTDKKTIQKWINGETKDDFVNANMIELKETGWMSNRGRQNVASYFAKELLLDWRIGAAYFESVLLDYDVHSNYGNWMYVAGVGNDPRDRKFNTQLQADRYDSNHKFRKIWLHKTLF
- a CDS encoding DUF4198 domain-containing protein, whose protein sequence is MMRKKIFALLCIAVFCSHDMYLKMDTYFLKPNEKSKIQLFNGTFDKSENIIDRDRMIDVSLVGNGKLTKFDENQWSEKDSITLLTFKTGNEGTWVAGVSTKSRDFKMTADKFNAYLEHDGVLDMLAQRKANNTLEQDAVERYSKHVKAIFQVGEQKSDDWNTVLGYPIEFVPMQNPYDLHTGDKLQVKLLRDGQPLVNQLVYADFKAQKNGHSHNNTAEHSHDLSDESHSHSSEKEHSHANGESHSHANEKELTHENEAHQHAKTDETHSHSVDKEHAHKDADENHTHTTGQKLRTNSQGIVDVNLTNDGIWFLRTIHLVNSEEDNLTHESNWATLTFETKHSHADSEVAAHVHEDEGIPSYFFWIFSIIVIAILFFWFNRKK
- a CDS encoding DUF2256 domain-containing protein, with product MHKKQHLPEKDCIVCKRPFTWRKKWEKNWNDVKYCSEKCRRNKTT
- a CDS encoding SDR family oxidoreductase — encoded protein: MKILVTGATGYIGKRLIPLLINDGHVVVCPVRDVKRAESYFKEEQNIILVEADFLKADSLKNIPNDVEAAYYLIHSMSNSAKEFHVLEEKCAFNFKRYAENTSLKQVIYLSGITNDTKLSKHLLSRKNVEKALSSNQYALTTFKAGIIVGSGSSSFEIIRDIVEKLPFMIAPKWLNTKTQPLGIRDVLAFLHKALFKKELFNTSYDIFGPEIMTYKEMLLQFAEFRKLKRTIITVPVMTPKLSSYWLYFVTSTSYKLASSLVNSMGVEVIGNKSNINQILDIEPMSYKKALELAFKKIEQNSIISSWKDSYVSSKLKGFLHEFINVPEYGCFKDFKKRKVKDRAIVLDRIWAIGGNTGWYYGTFLWKIRGFMDQFFGGAGLRRGRRHPTELNVGDALDFWRVIYADKKQGKLLLYAEMIMPGEAWLEFKIKEGTLYQTATFRPHGLAGRLYWYSVMPFHWFVFNGMINNVNKLK
- a CDS encoding flavin reductase family protein, translating into MQFFNQQDIHNLDKIYRINLINSCSGFKSANLLGTISTEGITNVAVFSSVTHLGSNPPTLGFILRPTTVPRNTHKNLKDLGYFTINHIWEEVIEDAHHTSAKYPEDVSEFDMTDFEAEFKGNFKAPFVKNAPVQMSMKFIEEIYVPSNDVLLVVAQIEELYIKDELLENDGLINLSKGNVATINGLDTYAIPKFKQQLTYQRPKATKK
- a CDS encoding cryptochrome/photolyase family protein — its product is MKKLRLLLGDQLNNNHSWYNEVDENITYCFFEMRQETDYVTHHIQKIVGFFASMRNFADELTTKDHKVIYYQLNDAKNTQSLADNLSQIIKENNIDKFEYQAPDEFRLDKQLKDFCKNIEIDAEVFSTEHFYTEREDLKTFFKGKKTFLMENFYRDMRKKHQILMVDTQPEGGKWNFDASNRKKWKGDTFIPPQKNFDNDVSEILDEIEKASVKSLGKINTRYFEYPISRKQALVQLDYFCENLLIHFGDFQDAMHTDNWYLFHSKLSFAMNTKMISPKEIIEATLKTYRDRKDEIDISQVEGFIRQIIGWREYMRGMYWMLMPEYKNENFLENNNKLPDFFWTGKTKMNCLKNAINNSLDNGYAHHIQRLMITGNFALLTQIHPDEIDAWYLGIYVDAIEWVQLPNTRGMSQFADGGKIATKPYVSSGSYVHKMSNYCEGCTYNKKTKFDDDSCPFNSLYWNFLDEKQEKLSSNFRMKMMYSLLNKMSASDRSKIKEKANHIIQNLDEY